In one window of Tumebacillus algifaecis DNA:
- a CDS encoding ATP-dependent Clp protease ATP-binding subunit has product MMFGRFTERAQKVLALAQEEASRLGHSGVGTEHILLGLVREGEGIAAKALVSLGLSSDKIQKEVEKIIGRGPGQSNGMAYTPRAKKVIELSIDEARKLGHNYVGTEHILLGLIREGEGVAARVLANLGVSLNKARQQVLQLLGGDTHESHQENTQSANTPTLDSLARDLTQMARDQKLDPVIGRANEIERVIQVLSRRTKNNPVLIGEPGVGKTAIAEGLAQRIVENEIPETLRNKRVMVLDMGTVVAGTKYRGEFEDRLKKIMDEIRAAGNIILFIDELHTLIGAGGAEGAIDASNILKPALARGELQCIGATTLDEYRKHIEKDAALERRFQPITVDQPNKEEAVLILMGLRDRYEAHHRVKILDESIEAAVKLSDRYITDRFLPDKAIDLIDEAASRVRLRTYTQPPNLKELEERLEEIRSEKESAVQSQEFEKAASLRDTEQKIREELENRKQEWQSNQVKKDSEVTADDIADIVTSWTGIPVKKLEAEESERLLKMEEILHERVIGQDEAVKSISRSIRRARAGLKDPKRPIGSFIFLGPTGVGKTELAKSLADVMFGDENAIVRIDMSEYGERHSTARLVGAPPGYVGYEEGGQLTEKIRRKPYSVVLFDEIEKAHPEVFNVLLQVLDDGRLTDSKGRTVDFRNTVIIMTSNVGANAIKKGGALGFTANKEANYIDMKDRVMEELKKQFRPEFLNRIDDTIVFHQLEEKHIKEIVTLMSAELARRLRENDIHFDLTEEAKSFLAKEGYDPQYGARPLKRAIQRHIEDQLSEALLSGAVKKGDQVLIDEEDGKLTVRNAGAPTPTH; this is encoded by the coding sequence ATGATGTTTGGACGTTTTACAGAGCGAGCGCAAAAAGTGCTCGCCTTGGCACAGGAAGAAGCAAGCCGTCTCGGTCACTCAGGAGTAGGCACGGAGCACATTCTGCTCGGTCTCGTTCGCGAAGGCGAAGGGATCGCGGCAAAAGCGCTGGTGTCGCTTGGCCTCTCCAGCGATAAGATTCAAAAAGAAGTAGAGAAAATCATCGGCCGCGGACCTGGTCAATCGAATGGTATGGCCTACACGCCGCGTGCGAAAAAAGTGATCGAACTCTCGATCGACGAAGCGCGTAAACTCGGTCACAACTACGTGGGCACCGAGCATATCTTGCTCGGTCTGATCCGTGAAGGCGAAGGCGTGGCAGCTCGCGTGCTGGCTAACCTCGGCGTCTCGCTGAACAAAGCACGTCAGCAAGTGCTGCAACTGCTCGGTGGTGACACGCACGAAAGCCATCAGGAAAATACGCAGTCGGCGAACACTCCGACCCTCGACTCGCTGGCCCGCGACCTGACCCAAATGGCACGCGATCAAAAATTAGATCCGGTCATCGGCCGCGCTAATGAGATCGAACGCGTCATCCAAGTCCTGTCCCGCCGCACCAAGAACAATCCGGTCTTGATCGGTGAGCCTGGCGTGGGGAAAACGGCGATCGCAGAAGGTTTGGCCCAGCGCATCGTTGAAAATGAAATTCCGGAAACATTGCGCAACAAGCGAGTGATGGTGCTCGACATGGGCACTGTGGTCGCAGGTACCAAATACCGCGGTGAGTTTGAAGACCGCTTGAAAAAGATCATGGATGAAATCCGCGCAGCGGGCAATATCATCCTGTTCATCGACGAGCTGCACACGTTGATCGGTGCAGGTGGCGCAGAAGGTGCGATCGACGCGTCGAACATCCTCAAGCCGGCCCTCGCGCGCGGCGAACTGCAGTGCATCGGCGCGACCACGCTGGATGAGTACCGCAAGCACATCGAAAAAGATGCGGCGCTCGAACGTCGCTTCCAGCCGATCACCGTTGACCAGCCGAACAAAGAAGAAGCGGTGCTGATCCTGATGGGCCTGCGCGATCGCTACGAAGCGCATCACCGCGTCAAAATCCTCGACGAGTCGATCGAAGCGGCGGTCAAACTGTCCGACCGCTACATCACCGACCGCTTCTTACCGGACAAAGCGATCGACCTGATCGATGAAGCAGCATCCCGCGTGCGCCTGCGCACCTACACCCAGCCGCCAAATCTCAAAGAGCTGGAAGAACGACTGGAAGAGATCCGCTCCGAAAAAGAGTCTGCCGTTCAATCGCAGGAGTTTGAAAAAGCGGCTTCGCTGCGTGACACGGAGCAAAAGATTCGCGAAGAGTTGGAAAACCGCAAGCAAGAATGGCAGTCCAACCAAGTCAAAAAGGACTCGGAAGTCACCGCAGACGATATCGCCGACATCGTCACTTCCTGGACCGGCATCCCTGTGAAAAAATTGGAGGCCGAAGAGTCGGAACGCCTGCTCAAGATGGAGGAAATCCTGCATGAGCGCGTGATCGGCCAGGATGAAGCGGTCAAATCGATCTCCCGCTCGATCCGCCGTGCGCGTGCGGGCTTGAAAGACCCGAAACGCCCGATCGGCTCGTTCATCTTCCTCGGTCCGACCGGGGTCGGGAAAACGGAGCTGGCCAAATCGCTGGCCGATGTGATGTTTGGCGACGAAAATGCGATCGTGCGCATCGACATGTCCGAATATGGCGAGCGCCATTCCACCGCTCGTCTGGTCGGAGCACCTCCGGGCTATGTCGGGTATGAGGAAGGCGGTCAACTCACCGAGAAGATTCGCCGTAAGCCATATTCGGTCGTCCTGTTCGATGAGATTGAAAAAGCGCATCCGGAAGTGTTCAACGTGCTTCTGCAGGTGCTCGACGACGGTCGTCTGACCGATTCGAAAGGCCGCACGGTCGATTTCCGCAACACGGTGATCATCATGACATCGAACGTCGGTGCTAACGCGATCAAAAAAGGCGGCGCGCTTGGTTTCACCGCCAACAAAGAAGCGAACTATATCGACATGAAGGATCGTGTGATGGAAGAGTTGAAAAAGCAATTCCGTCCCGAGTTCCTCAACCGGATTGACGACACGATCGTCTTCCACCAACTCGAAGAGAAACACATCAAAGAGATCGTCACCTTGATGAGCGCCGAACTGGCTCGCCGTCTGCGCGAGAACGACATCCACTTCGACCTCACCGAGGAGGCCAAATCCTTCCTCGCGAAGGAGGGCTACGACCCGCAATACGGTGCGCGTCCGCTCAAGCGGGCGATTCAGCGCCACATCGAAGACCAGTTGTCAGAAGCGTTGCTTTCCGGCGCGGTCAAAAAAGGCGATCAAGTGCTGATCGATGAAGAAGACGGAAAACTGACGGTGCGCAACGCGGGTGCACCGACTCCCACACACTAA
- a CDS encoding ABC transporter permease, translated as MKFSQVWIVLQKEITDLLRDRKTWVTSVLLPLLLIPGLMILIAKMQAGTEEAARNHIPIAVIGQQAEVEKAITSYEGIEVVKTDDPKQALADGEVRAVVEIDEQFAQKVQAKQPATVNILYNPAEQKSSIAQGVLKGLLDGLEQQLMAQRLAELNISAEAIKPLDVQTVDVSTDDQKAGSFLGFIVPLLLIVSCVTGALPAATDLMAGEKERGTLEALLTTPVNGMAILTGKLITTSLMGFVSAIASTIAMVIAAKILPSVLGGEADGFGLSLSFLSAGNVALMLVMLLGLAVMFASLMLCVSSLAKSFKEAQTYLAPFMIVAMVPVYATMFTSPQDAPLSYYFLPVVNATMMVKELLYGTVDFTHITYVLGSTLLYAAIAVGVASKLFRREGLIVKG; from the coding sequence ATGAAATTTTCGCAAGTGTGGATCGTTTTACAAAAGGAAATCACCGATCTGTTGCGGGATCGGAAGACGTGGGTGACTTCCGTCTTGCTGCCGTTGCTGTTGATTCCGGGTTTGATGATCTTGATCGCCAAAATGCAGGCCGGGACGGAAGAAGCGGCGCGCAATCACATTCCGATTGCAGTGATCGGACAGCAGGCGGAAGTGGAAAAGGCGATTACGTCCTATGAAGGGATTGAAGTGGTGAAAACGGACGATCCCAAGCAGGCGCTGGCTGATGGTGAAGTGCGGGCTGTTGTGGAGATCGATGAGCAGTTTGCGCAAAAAGTGCAAGCGAAACAGCCTGCGACGGTGAACATTTTGTACAATCCAGCGGAACAGAAGTCATCGATTGCACAAGGTGTATTAAAAGGTCTGCTCGATGGGTTGGAGCAACAATTGATGGCACAGCGGCTGGCTGAGTTGAACATTTCCGCCGAAGCGATCAAGCCGTTGGATGTGCAGACGGTGGATGTCTCGACCGATGATCAGAAGGCCGGATCATTCCTCGGCTTTATCGTACCGCTGTTGTTGATCGTATCCTGTGTGACGGGCGCCCTGCCGGCGGCGACCGATCTGATGGCTGGTGAAAAGGAGCGCGGGACGCTTGAGGCTTTGCTGACCACTCCGGTCAATGGGATGGCAATTTTGACGGGGAAATTGATCACGACATCGCTGATGGGCTTCGTTTCGGCGATTGCGTCAACGATCGCGATGGTGATCGCAGCGAAAATCTTGCCGAGCGTGCTCGGCGGGGAGGCTGACGGATTTGGGCTGTCTCTGTCGTTCTTGTCAGCTGGCAACGTGGCGCTGATGCTGGTCATGCTGCTCGGTCTCGCGGTGATGTTTGCTTCCCTGATGTTGTGTGTTTCATCGCTGGCTAAGTCATTTAAGGAAGCACAAACGTACCTGGCGCCGTTCATGATCGTGGCGATGGTACCGGTCTATGCAACGATGTTCACCTCCCCGCAGGATGCGCCTTTGTCTTATTACTTCCTGCCGGTGGTAAATGCGACCATGATGGTCAAGGAGCTGTTGTATGGGACTGTCGATTTCACGCACATTACCTACGTGCTCGGCAGTACGTTGCTCTATGCAGCAATTGCTGTTGGCGTAGCCTCGAAGCTCTTCCGCAGAGAAGGATTGATCGTAAAAGGGTAG
- a CDS encoding UvrB/UvrC motif-containing protein produces MLCQRCQQRDATVHFSKILNGEKSEIHLCETCARENSEFMMKPGENFSFHNLISGLLGFENQGSFGQMSGAQTRQNTRCNTCGLTYQKFAELGRFGCADCYQSFGPRLEPLLRRIHGGATTHTGKVPQRTGGMIKMRKQIELLRRELQQKIQMEQFEEAALLRDRIRELEQQSAAGGY; encoded by the coding sequence ATGCTCTGTCAGCGTTGTCAGCAACGGGATGCTACCGTTCATTTTTCGAAGATTCTCAACGGGGAAAAGAGCGAAATCCATCTTTGCGAAACGTGTGCTCGTGAAAACAGCGAGTTCATGATGAAGCCCGGCGAAAATTTTTCCTTTCACAATCTGATCAGCGGTTTGTTGGGATTTGAAAATCAAGGCTCCTTTGGTCAAATGTCGGGCGCGCAGACGAGGCAAAACACCCGTTGTAACACGTGCGGTCTCACCTACCAGAAGTTTGCCGAACTGGGTCGCTTCGGCTGTGCCGACTGCTACCAGAGCTTCGGTCCTCGTTTAGAGCCGCTGCTGCGCCGCATTCATGGTGGGGCAACTACCCACACCGGGAAAGTGCCACAGCGCACGGGCGGGATGATCAAGATGCGCAAACAGATTGAATTGCTCCGCCGTGAACTCCAGCAGAAGATTCAGATGGAACAGTTCGAAGAGGCTGCACTTTTGCGCGACCGCATTCGCGAACTGGAACAACAAAGCGCAGCGGGAGGGTATTGA
- a CDS encoding CtsR family transcriptional regulator, whose translation MRNISDIIEQHIKKILSGAGSGTAEIKRSELADMFNCVPSQINYVISTRFTIEKGYVVESKRGGGGFIRITKVGLELNQMLHHAILDLMGSAVTAKEAEGLIQRLHDEKVLTTREARVMLSVVCTDILALSPAIRDQIRANYVSAMLVALLKG comes from the coding sequence ATGCGCAACATTTCTGACATCATTGAACAGCATATCAAGAAAATATTGTCTGGTGCTGGCAGCGGAACTGCTGAGATCAAGCGCAGCGAGTTGGCCGACATGTTCAATTGTGTGCCCTCCCAAATTAACTACGTGATTTCAACACGCTTCACCATAGAAAAGGGGTACGTTGTCGAATCGAAACGAGGCGGCGGCGGTTTCATTCGCATCACCAAGGTCGGTCTTGAACTCAATCAGATGTTGCACCACGCCATTCTCGATTTGATGGGCAGCGCCGTCACCGCGAAAGAAGCGGAGGGCCTGATCCAGCGCCTGCACGATGAAAAAGTGCTGACCACCCGTGAAGCACGTGTGATGCTTTCGGTGGTCTGCACCGACATTTTGGCGCTCTCTCCCGCCATCCGCGATCAGATTCGCGCCAATTACGTATCGGCGATGCTGGTCGCTTTGCTCAAAGGATAA
- the radA gene encoding DNA repair protein RadA yields MAKYKSKFVCQDCGYESPKWMGKCPGCGQWNTMAEEVVSKPSPQVNSQILQQSEPAIAHKITEIDTVAEARTHSGLVEFDRVLGGGVVKGSLVLVGGDPGIGKSTLLLQASNSIAAMGNKVLYVSGEESAKQIKLRADRLDALSDNLYILPETDLERVEQHIKQVSPDFLIVDSIQTVYRPGLQSAPGSVGQVRECTAFLLRIAKSLDIATFIVGHVTKEGAIAGPRMLEHMVDAVLYFEGERHHTYRILRAVKNRFGSTNEIGIFEMREKGLAEVHNPSELFLSERPHGVAGSCVIASMEGTRPVLVEIQALVTPSSYGNPRRMATGLDHHRVSLIMAVLEKRMGLYLQSQDAYVNVAGGVRLDEPAVDLGIALALGSSFREREIQPTDCFIGEVGLTGEVRGVSRIEQRVREAMKLGFTRVIVPTKNLRGWQPPADIQVIGVETVQEAFQVALGG; encoded by the coding sequence ATGGCAAAGTATAAATCAAAATTCGTGTGCCAAGACTGTGGATATGAAAGTCCCAAATGGATGGGTAAATGTCCAGGGTGCGGCCAATGGAATACGATGGCCGAAGAAGTGGTGAGCAAGCCGTCACCACAGGTAAACTCACAAATTTTGCAGCAGTCAGAGCCTGCGATTGCACATAAGATCACAGAGATCGATACGGTTGCGGAAGCGCGCACGCACAGCGGTTTGGTCGAATTTGACCGGGTGTTGGGCGGCGGCGTGGTCAAAGGATCGCTCGTGTTGGTCGGCGGTGATCCGGGCATCGGGAAATCGACTTTGCTTTTGCAGGCGTCAAACTCGATCGCCGCGATGGGCAACAAGGTGTTGTACGTCTCGGGCGAGGAGTCGGCAAAGCAGATCAAACTGCGCGCCGATCGTCTGGATGCGCTGTCAGACAACCTGTACATCTTGCCGGAGACCGATCTAGAGCGGGTCGAGCAGCACATCAAACAGGTCAGCCCCGATTTTCTGATCGTCGATTCGATTCAGACCGTATATCGGCCAGGGTTGCAATCGGCCCCTGGCAGCGTGGGGCAGGTTCGCGAGTGCACCGCCTTTTTGCTGCGCATCGCCAAATCGCTCGATATTGCCACGTTCATCGTTGGCCACGTCACCAAAGAAGGCGCGATCGCAGGCCCGAGAATGCTCGAGCACATGGTCGATGCCGTGCTTTATTTTGAAGGGGAGCGACACCACACCTACCGCATCTTGCGGGCGGTGAAGAACCGCTTCGGTTCGACCAACGAAATCGGTATCTTTGAGATGCGAGAAAAAGGGTTGGCAGAAGTGCACAACCCGTCCGAACTGTTTCTATCTGAACGACCGCACGGCGTCGCAGGTTCCTGTGTTATCGCCAGCATGGAGGGCACGCGCCCAGTGCTGGTCGAGATTCAGGCGCTGGTCACGCCATCCAGCTATGGCAACCCGCGCCGGATGGCGACCGGGCTTGACCACCACCGCGTCAGTTTGATCATGGCGGTGCTGGAGAAGCGGATGGGGTTATATTTGCAGTCACAGGATGCATATGTCAACGTAGCAGGCGGTGTTCGCCTCGATGAACCGGCGGTCGATCTCGGCATTGCGCTGGCGCTCGGCTCCTCGTTTCGGGAGCGTGAGATCCAACCGACCGACTGTTTTATCGGCGAAGTTGGACTGACTGGCGAAGTGCGCGGCGTATCGCGCATCGAACAGCGCGTTCGGGAAGCGATGAAGCTCGGTTTCACCCGCGTGATCGTGCCGACCAAGAACCTGCGCGGATGGCAGCCCCCAGCCGATATTCAAGTGATCGGTGTAGAGACGGTACAGGAGGCGTTCCAAGTAGCTTTAGGGGGATGA
- a CDS encoding protein arginine kinase, with translation MSIQDFVHETSGWMCDEGPHSDIVISTRIRLARNLIEHPFPMLASEHQADDIIERVRDAIETESFAEAGGGRFEMIHLDDISELDLHTLEEKYLISSTLVDHATRGAVAIREDELVSIMINEEDHLRLQVLMPGLQLGEAWATANRIDDLLEARLNYAFDERYGYLTACPTNVGTGIRASIMLHLPALVATGQINRVLSALGQVGLVVRGIHGEGTEAVGNLFQLSNQITLGQPEEEVIQSLESVAQKMIEHEIQARNYLLQESREDIEDRVARSFGILAYARRLSAKETMQRLSDLRLGIDLGVIKGISKNILKELMVMSQPAFLQKKSGVSLAPNERDWRRAELVRDKLQSEAGHI, from the coding sequence ATGTCGATTCAAGATTTTGTGCATGAAACCAGCGGCTGGATGTGTGATGAGGGGCCGCACTCGGACATCGTCATCTCAACGCGCATCCGCTTGGCCCGCAACCTGATCGAACATCCGTTCCCGATGCTAGCCAGCGAGCACCAAGCGGATGACATCATCGAGCGCGTGCGGGATGCGATCGAAACCGAATCGTTTGCCGAAGCGGGTGGTGGACGTTTCGAAATGATCCATCTTGATGACATCTCCGAACTCGACTTGCACACTTTGGAGGAAAAATATTTGATCTCCAGCACGCTCGTCGATCATGCCACGCGCGGGGCGGTGGCGATTCGGGAGGATGAGTTGGTCTCGATCATGATCAATGAGGAAGATCATCTCCGGTTGCAAGTGTTGATGCCAGGTCTCCAACTTGGAGAAGCATGGGCGACGGCCAACCGCATCGACGATCTGCTCGAAGCGCGCTTGAACTATGCTTTCGATGAACGTTACGGCTACCTCACCGCCTGCCCGACCAATGTCGGCACTGGCATCCGCGCTTCGATCATGTTGCATTTGCCAGCTCTTGTCGCCACCGGACAGATCAACCGCGTGCTCTCTGCGCTCGGCCAAGTCGGTCTTGTCGTCCGCGGCATTCACGGCGAAGGGACGGAGGCGGTCGGCAATCTTTTTCAACTGTCGAACCAGATCACGCTCGGCCAGCCGGAAGAGGAAGTGATTCAGAGCCTCGAATCGGTCGCACAGAAGATGATCGAGCATGAAATTCAGGCCCGCAACTACCTGTTGCAGGAAAGCCGCGAGGACATCGAAGACCGCGTGGCCCGCTCCTTTGGCATCCTCGCCTATGCGAGACGCCTGTCTGCAAAAGAGACGATGCAGCGCCTGTCCGACCTTCGCTTGGGCATCGACCTTGGCGTGATCAAGGGCATTTCCAAAAACATTCTCAAAGAGCTGATGGTCATGAGCCAGCCCGCCTTTTTACAAAAAAAATCGGGTGTGTCGCTCGCACCAAACGAGCGGGATTGGCGCAGGGCCGAACTGGTTCGCGACAAGCTACAAAGCGAAGCGGGTCATATCTGA
- a CDS encoding HAD family hydrolase, with protein MNASPIQAVIFDVDGTLYQTEKVAVPAFRSAFQYMQEAGHYRGPIPSEDIIISCFGMTIPEVWETLLPDASMDIRDQANERVAQLEISLMEQGQGELYKGVKETLQSLSEQGIRLYTASNGEKRYVESVVETTGIASYFTKLFTAGEYKTKKKEDLVQLVLDHAGITNRNAVMVGDRKSDIIAGRANNLLTIGCDFGFAGQNELVEATVIIHSFSDVLPSLQKLRQLLTQKVK; from the coding sequence ATGAACGCATCCCCGATCCAAGCGGTGATCTTCGATGTTGACGGCACGCTTTACCAAACGGAGAAAGTAGCCGTTCCCGCGTTCCGTTCCGCCTTTCAATACATGCAGGAAGCAGGTCATTATCGCGGTCCGATCCCTAGCGAAGACATAATCATCTCCTGTTTTGGCATGACGATCCCCGAAGTTTGGGAAACGCTGCTCCCCGACGCCTCGATGGACATCCGTGATCAGGCCAATGAACGAGTTGCGCAGCTCGAAATCTCACTGATGGAGCAAGGCCAAGGCGAACTTTACAAAGGTGTGAAGGAGACGTTGCAGTCGCTATCGGAGCAAGGCATCCGTCTCTACACCGCTTCCAACGGTGAAAAACGCTACGTGGAATCGGTGGTCGAAACGACAGGCATCGCATCATACTTTACGAAACTGTTCACCGCTGGCGAATATAAAACGAAGAAAAAGGAAGACCTGGTCCAACTCGTTCTCGATCATGCGGGCATCACCAACCGGAACGCCGTCATGGTCGGTGACAGAAAGTCGGACATCATCGCGGGTCGAGCGAATAATCTTTTGACGATCGGGTGTGATTTTGGTTTTGCCGGGCAAAATGAATTAGTGGAGGCAACGGTGATCATTCACAGCTTTTCTGACGTATTACCTAGTCTGCAAAAATTGCGACAACTATTAACCCAAAAGGTCAAATAA
- a CDS encoding ATP-dependent nuclease: MTRPRLSKLIIKNFRSIGQTPVEIELDDIVVLVGPNNAGKSSILRAYEVVMSEGSQAGKLSRDDFPNGEIHSDSLPEIELHTIVYNDLPGERWIQTDRTTGDKLVREKWRWPDIGEPIRQGFDVEKDAWDDQVPWGAANVANSRRPQPHRVDAFTNPKEQSDKILAMLLSVLEERVQATDYALVLEKLAEVQKLIVNQSRPRIAEVESGVTELLSQVFPDYAIRFDARPEEDLEKAIAFFKAPQLLMGPKDGYQSTIDRQGSGTRRTLLWAALRYISETGFDKPKSRSKKAAPPPADRPHVLLLDEPELCLHPNAVREACRVLYDLPQTGNWQVMVTTHSPAFLDLSRDNTTIIRVERTTEGVIKGTTLFRPERTQLDDGDKQKLKLLNLCDPHMAEFFFGGHVIVVEGDTEYTAFKHILAAKPDLYKNVHIIRARGKATIISLVKILNHFGTSYSVLHDSDLPTTLTKAGTEIKNPAWAHNIKIFQEIQKHPTPAKVRLLASVPNFEAAYFDEEVSGEKPYNALLELRNRPSSFQTIEHLLSLLVDHSRTDLPDGCLEWQTLDQLKEAAQAQRSRSA, translated from the coding sequence ATGACACGCCCACGCCTCAGCAAACTGATCATTAAAAACTTCCGCAGTATCGGGCAGACACCCGTCGAAATCGAACTGGATGATATCGTCGTGCTCGTCGGTCCCAACAACGCTGGAAAAAGTTCGATCCTTCGCGCCTATGAAGTCGTCATGTCGGAGGGCTCCCAAGCGGGCAAATTGAGCCGAGATGATTTTCCAAATGGGGAGATCCATTCGGATTCCCTGCCTGAGATCGAGTTGCATACTATCGTTTACAACGACTTGCCTGGGGAACGCTGGATTCAGACAGATCGGACGACCGGCGACAAGCTCGTCCGTGAAAAATGGCGTTGGCCCGACATCGGAGAGCCAATCCGCCAAGGTTTCGACGTGGAAAAAGACGCTTGGGATGACCAAGTACCTTGGGGAGCTGCTAATGTTGCCAATTCCCGCCGCCCACAGCCCCACCGCGTCGATGCGTTTACCAATCCCAAAGAGCAGTCTGACAAAATTCTCGCCATGCTGCTCTCCGTCCTCGAGGAACGTGTCCAAGCGACCGACTACGCACTTGTCCTGGAAAAACTCGCCGAGGTGCAAAAACTGATCGTCAACCAATCCCGTCCCCGTATCGCCGAGGTGGAATCGGGGGTGACCGAACTGCTCAGCCAAGTCTTTCCCGACTATGCCATTCGCTTCGATGCCCGTCCGGAAGAAGATTTGGAAAAGGCGATCGCTTTCTTTAAAGCCCCACAATTGCTGATGGGTCCCAAAGACGGCTATCAAAGCACCATCGACCGCCAAGGTAGCGGGACGCGCCGTACCTTGCTCTGGGCTGCCTTGCGCTACATTTCGGAGACCGGCTTTGACAAACCTAAATCCCGCAGCAAAAAAGCTGCTCCACCTCCTGCCGACCGTCCCCATGTGCTACTGCTGGACGAGCCCGAACTCTGCCTCCATCCAAACGCGGTTCGCGAAGCTTGCCGCGTGCTATACGATCTGCCCCAAACTGGTAACTGGCAAGTGATGGTGACCACACACTCCCCAGCATTTCTCGACCTTTCGCGTGACAATACGACGATTATCCGGGTCGAACGCACGACCGAAGGCGTGATCAAAGGTACCACGCTGTTCCGACCAGAGCGCACCCAATTGGACGACGGCGACAAACAAAAACTGAAGTTGCTCAACCTCTGCGATCCACACATGGCCGAATTTTTCTTTGGTGGCCATGTGATCGTCGTCGAAGGCGATACTGAGTACACCGCTTTCAAACACATCCTTGCCGCGAAACCGGATCTCTACAAAAACGTTCACATCATCCGCGCACGCGGCAAAGCGACGATCATCTCCTTGGTCAAAATTCTCAATCACTTCGGGACGAGCTACTCGGTGCTCCACGATAGCGATCTCCCGACCACGCTAACCAAAGCGGGCACCGAGATCAAGAACCCGGCCTGGGCGCACAACATCAAGATCTTTCAAGAGATCCAAAAGCATCCCACCCCGGCAAAAGTGCGCCTGCTCGCTTCCGTCCCCAATTTCGAAGCGGCCTATTTCGACGAAGAGGTCAGCGGGGAGAAGCCATACAACGCACTTTTGGAGTTGCGCAATCGCCCCTCGTCATTCCAAACGATCGAGCACCTGCTGTCTCTCCTCGTCGATCACTCTCGGACAGATCTCCCCGATGGCTGTCTGGAGTGGCAGACCCTCGACCAACTGAAAGAAGCCGCCCAAGCACAACGAAGCCGATCTGCGTAA
- a CDS encoding TetR/AcrR family transcriptional regulator — protein sequence MASNKYEEIVLAAVKLFDKKGYHATSVQDIADAVGLQKGSLYHYISGKADLLLGVAQRAITEFNLRMERILASKESAQSKMKKALEMHLQLVTHDVQLSTVLLRESVALGENPQQVIQDATDQYLDLWTRLIEEGMAGGEFRPGNARMKALAVLGACNWVYRWYQEDGALTSEMVADIYADLFLDGIANSK from the coding sequence ATGGCTTCGAATAAATATGAGGAAATCGTCCTTGCGGCGGTCAAACTATTTGATAAGAAAGGGTACCATGCTACGTCGGTGCAAGACATCGCCGATGCTGTCGGGTTGCAAAAGGGGTCTTTGTACCACTATATCTCAGGCAAGGCCGATCTGCTGCTCGGGGTCGCACAGCGCGCGATCACAGAGTTCAATCTGCGGATGGAGCGGATTCTCGCTTCAAAAGAGTCTGCGCAAAGCAAGATGAAAAAGGCGCTGGAAATGCATTTGCAATTGGTCACTCATGATGTGCAGCTCTCCACCGTGCTGTTGCGTGAGTCTGTGGCGTTGGGAGAGAATCCGCAACAGGTGATCCAAGACGCGACCGACCAGTATCTGGACTTGTGGACACGACTGATCGAGGAGGGAATGGCCGGCGGTGAATTTCGACCCGGGAATGCGCGCATGAAGGCGCTGGCGGTCTTGGGTGCCTGCAACTGGGTATACCGTTGGTATCAGGAGGACGGGGCGCTGACCTCCGAGATGGTGGCCGATATCTATGCAGATTTGTTTTTGGATGGAATCGCAAATTCTAAATAA